From the Planktothricoides raciborskii GIHE-MW2 genome, the window GACCAATCAAGAAGGAAAAATTGATGAGTTAGCCCATCAGTTTGTGGATACTCAAGATTTTATCTTTATTGGTCGGGGAATTAATTTCCCTATTGCTTTGGAAGGGGCGCTGAAACTGAAGGAAATCAGCTATATTCATGCAGAAGGATATCCCGCAGGGGAAATGAAGCATGGCCCGATCGCGCTTTTGGATAATAAGGTGCCGGTGCTGGCGATCGCTATGCCAGGTTCTGTGTATGAAAAGGTGATTTCTAATGCTCAAGAAGCGAAAGCCCGTGATGCTCAATTAATTGGGGTGACATCATCTAGTGATGGGGAAGCTGGGGACATTTTTAAGATTATTTTTTCCGTGCCAGCAGTCGATGAGTTGATTTCTCCACCTTTGGCGGTTTTGCCGTTACAATTGTTGTCTTATCATATTGCCGCCCGACGCGGTTTGGATGTGGATCAACCCCGAAATTTAGCTAAGTCTGTGACGGTGGAATAGTTCCATGTTTGATTAATAAAAAACCAATTTTATTTAATAATAAAGAACGGTTTTTGATTAAAATCCCGGTTTCTTCAAATCCGGGATTTTTGTTTATTGTAGCCAGAATAATTATTACAATTAAATAAAAATTATTTGAAGATAAGTTAATTTTTTAGTATAAAGGATGAATATAGAAGTACAATAGACAAGATAAAAACAATTAGATGGGAGCAATCATTTAAGTTGTATGGCTGAAGCTACTTCTATGCGCGATCGCTATTTGGGGTTAATTGAGAAGATTGTCGAGACAACCCTGAAGGGAAATATTCGCTCAAAAGAACAGGTTTATCGGATGTTAGTCCGAGACGTGACCCCAGGGACGGGGGAAATTTTTGAACGCTGTCTGAGCGAAAGACTGACAACGACTCAAGAGCAATTGAATCAGGAAATTGATGAGTTGAAGCAAGCGAAAGTGAATCGCATTTTGCGAGCGTTACAAACGATCGCGGGAGAGTGGGAACGTTGGCAGCAAGAAAATCGGGTAACGGAGGCGATCGCCCAAACCAGTCAACAAATTATCACCGCTGAACCAGGAGAGCGTTTAGGGGTTTTGTTGCGAGCGATCGATCCCAACCAACCACAACCTTTAACCCTGGAACAATTACAAGAACTGGGGAAAAATTTGGCCGCTGCTAAGATTAATCAGACGGAAACAGATCCAGAAATTGCCCAACTGGTAGAAGGGATTCAAAGGGGTTTAAAATCCTGGGAAAAATTGGCCCCGGATTTAGTGAGTTGGATTTATGACCAAGGGCGATCGCCACTGGGATTTGAAGGGACTTCAGCACAGGGAGGCCCTTGGGGGGTTTGGGCAAAACAATTAGATCCGTCTTGGGCAAAAACTTTGTTTCAAACGATTGCAAACAATCAATCAGTGATTGATTTGACTCGACAAACATCGGCGATTCAAATCAGTGATTTACTAGAAGTTACTGTGATTTTACAGTGTTTACAGCGGGGTTTAGTCACTTGGTTTGACCGACTAATTTATGATGCCAAAGTGGGGGCTAAGTTATCAATTTCTACGTTTTTAACTTTTGCGGTGATTTGGTCGCAATTGGCGAATGGGTTTAATCAATCTTCAGAAGGACGCTTATTTAGCGATGCTTGTTTTCAAGGGACGTTACAAATTTTGCGGACTTTTTCTCAGCAGTCATATTTTCCTTTATATGGCGGAATTTTTGCGTTGTTTGGGGGCGAATATTTACGCAATGCTTTGTCCTATTTAGATGAGCCATTAAGCCGAGTAGAAGGCACTGAAGAAAAAGCCCGAATTTTGACTATGTTAGGCTATTCCCTGCGCTCGTTTGGTGAATATAACCGGGCGATTCAGTTGCACCAAGAAGCGTTGGAAATTGCCCAAAAAGCCGGGGATTCTCTGTGTGAAATTGCTAATTTAAATCATTTGAGTCGGTCTTATTTAGGGCAGAAAAATTATGAGGAGGCGATTAATGCGAGTCAGCGGGCTTTAATTCTGGCTCGACAAGGAGGCGATCGCTTGGGACAGGCGAATGCTTTGGCCAATCTTGGTTATAGCCAAGTGTTTCAAGCGCGAGAAATGACACAAGTGGATGCGGATATTTATGAAACTTATGAAACGGCGATCGGGTATTTAGAACAAGGGTTACAATTATCTACAAATTTGGCGGATTTACCGGCAGACGCTTTTACTTATCGGCAGACCGAGGCACTTTGTGCCAGTAGTTTAGGCATTGCTTATGTATTATTAGATAAACCCCAAAAGGCGCTGCCAAACTTAGTAGTCGGATTTAAAGCGGCTGAATTTTCAGGAGATTTATATTTACAGGGTTTAAATTACGCTTATTTGGCTCAAACTTATTGGAGTTTGAACCAGTTTGAACCGGCGATGGTGACGGGATTTTTAGGGATGTATATGTTAGAACAAATTGGCTCTAATGAGTGGCGACAACCGGCTGCTTTGCTGACAATTTTACAAGGTCAATCTGGAGCAAATGCTTTTAATGATTTTTTGCAAGAACATCGGAAAAACTTTATTTCGGTGATTGGCGTAGATGGTTTCGATCATCTTGGGGTATTGTTAGAAAAGTATCAGCGATCGCTGTAATTTTAGTCTCCCTATGTCACCAGAAATACCCGGATTTAATCGATTAGAAAAGAAAGCTTTCCTACCTTAGAGATACCCCCAAACCCCCTTAAAAAGGGGGGGCTTTGTAGATCTAACCTGGGAAAATTAGGACAAATTTTCCTCTCTGTGTTACTTTGTGCCTCTGTGGTAAATTTTCATTAGCCTCCTAAGCAGATGAAACATTCGCTGATGCTTTTATTTTTCTGCTATTGGCTCATTTTTCACAATCACAGTAGTGCCGATTTCGACTTGTTCAAATAAGGCCACTACATCGTCATTTTTCATGCGGATACAGCCGTGGGATACAGCTTGCCCAACTAGGTCTTCATTGGGGGTGCCATGAAAGCCAATAAAATTGGTGCCATCAGTCCAAAAACCTATCCAACGAGTTCCCAAGGGATTATCTTCTCCGGGGGGCACAATTTCTCCCGTCCAGGGATGTTCCCAATAAGGATTTGCCAGCATTTGTAAAACATTAAATTGACCTGTGGGGGTTTCCCAGCCTTCTTTACCGATCGCAATTGGATAACTGATTTTTAATTCTTCATTTTCATAGAGATGAACTTGGCGATCGCTTAAAGAAATGACCAAATATTTGCTCTGAGTAATCGGTGCTGGTTCAACTTGATGCAGAGGAATATAGTTTTCTAAACTGCCTAGGGGAGGTAGTCGGACTGCGTTGTCTGCTGAGACTTTGATCGGTATGATGGGATTGACCGGCTGAGGACTCGATGCTTGAGAGAGTTGCTGGACCGACAACAAAAACATCAAAATACTAGAGGTCGCCAGCATGAGGCGTTTAGTAAGCGATTGCGATTTCGTTTTGAGTTGCCGCATCATGGGAAGATTCTTGGCCACCGTAATTGTACAAAGGATTAGATATGGAATATTATAGCGGGTCGAGCGGGGTTATGTGCAGATTTGGGATCGTCAAGCCAATCAGTTTAATTTTTCGTCAAATACTTTTCCTGATTTAAAATTTGTTAAGAAATGTTGAATGTTAAGATGATGCCTATTTTCGGCGGATTTTGCTGGATTATATAGTATATACGCTTAGGCTGTTTTTTTGTGGTTCCAGAACCGATCGCGGATGGGACTCAATGATGGTTTCTGGTAGAGAGGCAAGGAGATATGAGTAATTCTCTAGTAATTCTTTGGACTTCTAAACACCAAGCCGAAACTCTTTATGCTATTTTGTGAAGAGTCTTGTCAGTGCATCCGGTTCAAGAGACACTCGGTTTTTGCTAGAACAATTCTATAACAACGTGAAATCAGTGTCTTCGTCTATTTTTCAATCAAAATATGTGTGAGGTAAATATGCGGTTTGGAACACTGAAAGTTTTTACGGGAAGCAGTTTGTTTCTGCTGCTCTGCGCGATCGGCTCCCCTGCGAGCATTGCTCAAGAAATGCAGTTGGCTCAAAGACCGCCGATGAATCGAGCAAATTGCTCAGAAGCCTACCGAGGGAACGTGGTTCGGATTAATAATGACCGGGTGGCGATCAAAATGCCCAATGGGGAAAGAAGACTGCTGAATGTTCCCCGTACCCAACAAGCATTGCTGGGAGTAGCCCTAGGGAATGAGTTGGTGGTTTGTGAAGATGGGACGGTGACGGTTCCTGTGGAAAACATGGAAGCGATGGGTGATGATGGAGGCTTGCGCGATCGCATCGCTGAGACTTTCCGCCGTTTGGAACAGGAAGAGGCAGCACGTCGTGAAGCCGCCGCACGGGAGCTAGAACAAATGCGAATGGAGCAGATGCGAACTCAGCCCGTCCAGACTGCCCCCGCTACGACGCCGATTCCCATGCGCGAACCTGTGAGAGTGGAGCCAGCGCGACCGGCTCCCGCGCCTCAGCCAGTTCGGGCTCTGTGGTAGTTTATGTTGATGAGTGATTGGTGATTCCTGGAATTTGGGAAGTATTAATCATCAATCAGTGTAACCAACAGGTTTGGAGGGCGGACAAGATTTTGCCCGCCCTCCAAATCACAAGTAACTTATGACTTATGATAAATAATGATAAAAATCCTCGACTGTCCCCAATCAGTTTATATTATGTGTGATTATCTTTGGAAAACACATCCGTCTGGTTTAGGGAGGGGCAATGAAACATCACGCAGGGATAATTATTGGGATTAATCATTATCAATTTTTACAACCTTTAAGTTTTGCACAACAAGATGCCCAGGAATTACATCGATTTTTGGTTGAGGAGGGGGGTTTTTCGTCGGATTTATGTGTAGAAATGACGGAAACTTCACCAAATTTGGTCGATCGCTCCACCTATCCCACGAAAGCGAATCTTGGTTGGATCATCGATCATGTTTGTCGGCATCAGTTGCAACCCGGTGATGTGTTGTGGTTTTTTTTCAGTGGTTATGGTGTGACCTGGGAAGGTGAAGACTATTTAATGCTGATCGATGGCAATCCCAATGATATTCGAGAGACTGGGTATGGGATGCGATCGCTTTTAGAAACGTTAAAAAAATCCGGGGCAGAAGTGTTTGTGCTTTTGGATGTTAACCGGGCTCCGGGCTGTGTGAATGGGGAAGGAATGGGTCAACGAACTATTGAGTTAGCCAAGGAGTTGCAAATTCCCACGGTGCTTTCTTGTCAAATTGACCAATTTTCCCGCGAAACCGCTGCTTTGAAATTGGGATTTTTTACTAGAGCTCTTTTGGATGCATTGCAAACCGGATCTAAGACTCTGGAAAGTTTAGAACAGTATTTAACTAATTATCTTCCTCAATTAAGTGAACAAAATTTTCGACCGCGACAAAATCCTTTATGGGTGGTGTATCCGCCAGGGAAGTTAGCCCAAGCGGTTTTGCCGGCAGAAATTCCGGCAGAAATTCCGGCAGAAATTCCGGCAGAAATTCCGGCAGAAATACCGGCAGAAATACCGGCAGAAATTCCTTTTGTTGAAGCATTTAACCCAGAGATGTCAGCAGATATGTCAGAGGCGATCGCCCCCAATCAACCGAGTCAACCCGATGAAACCCGTGAAACCGAGGCGCAAATACCAGACAGTCAAACCTCAGAAGCAATCTCAGAAGTAATCTTAGAAGCAGCTTCAGAACCAGCCTTAGAACCAACCTTAGAACCAGCCTTAGAACCAGCCTCAGAAGCAGAAACAAGAGACGAAACAACCACGCGGGAAGCCAAGAATGAAATAGTCAGTTCCCCAAGCACTTCTGATACGGTTCCCCGTGGGAAGAAGTCACAGAGTCTTTGGGATGATGAAAGCAAATTATGGCTGCCGATGGTGGTTGTGGGGGTGGTGATTATTTTGGCGGCGGGAATTGGTTTAGCCAAGTTGAATCAATATTTGGACGAAAAAGACCCCCAAACGGCTCCGTCTGGGAACAATACCACGGAACCCGCGAATCAGTTAGTGTCGGAGGCGTCTGGATCGGGGGGTTCTGCCGCGACTCAGCCTACACCAGGAAAGATCGAGGCAACAGGGGCGGCAATAGCCACCGAACAGAGTGATAGTGAGAGTGAGACATCGCTGGTGGCAAATGGGGTAAACTTGACGCCATCGGTGACTGAGGTGAAACAGCCAGATAATAATCGGATGGTGGCGATTTCTAATGCTCAAGCCTCAACATTTTTGGCCGCTATTCAGCAAGCGCGGCAAATTCGTCCCAGCGATCCGAACTATTCACAAGCACAAGATCAAATTAAGGGTTGGAGTCAGGTGATTTTAGAGATTGCTAAAGTGCGGGCAGTTAAGGGGAATTTTGCGGAGGCGATCGCCGCTGTGAAAATGGTTCCCAATGATGCCTCGGATGTTTATGCCCAAGCCCAAGAATTGCAGGGTTATTTGACTGAGCAATTAGCTTTGAAAAATAATTATCAAAAACTGTTGGATCAAGCGGATAATAGTGTCAGGTTAGGAGATGCGTCTTCTTACGTTCAGGCGATCGCCAGTCTTCGTCAAATCAAAGCAGGACAACCCCTTTACTCTGAATCTCGGGCGCGGATTGAATGGTGGAGTCAGCGGATTTGGGAAATTGCCAGCGATCGCGCTCGTAATGGACAAATCAATTTAGCCATTCAAACTGCACGTTTAGTCCCTGAAGATAGCGCAGTTTATCCTGAAGTACAAAAAGCGGTGGAACAGTGGCAGCAGTAAACTTAAATATCTCATCCCCAATCTCATCCCCAATCTCATCCCGAACCCAACAATTTTTTAGTTAGGGAAAACCAAGATCGGCAGAGAGCAATCCGCACAATTAACGGGTTGCTTCTCTATTTATTACGTTATTACGGATTATTGATCGCTCAAAAAAGGAGGAAATCATTGACTACCCCAAACCATCAAATCAGTGAAAAATTAACAGGAAATCATTGGCATCAACCGGCGGAATGGGAACGCCATGATGCTTGTTGGTTGGCATGGCCAAGTCACGAAAAAGAATGGCTTAATGATTTGGAACCAGCGCAACAGGAATTTATCAATTTATGTTGTGCGATCGCTGGTCAACCTGTTGAACAGAAAAATCTGATTTTTTATCCCGCGACCATGCAAAACAATTACCAAAGTGAACGATTAGAAATTCTGGTCTTGAATGAAGCGGTGAAAAATACCGCCGAAAAAGCCTTAAAAGGAATTAACGCCAAATTACATCTGATGCCATTTGGGGATATTTGGCTGCGGGATATTGCCCCAATTTTTGTCAAAACTAAGCAAAAAAAATTAGCCGCTTTACGGTTTAATTTTAATGGCTGGGGTGGCAAATATATTATGCAGGGAGATGATGGAGTTGCCCGCAATATTATCGAAGAGTTAAATTTCCCCGAAATGTATTTTCCTATTTACTTGGAAGGAGGGGCGATCGAAGTAGATGGTCAAGGCACTTGTTTAACCACTCGACAATGTTTACTGAACGAAAATCGGAATCCGGGGGTGAGTCAAGAGGAGATAGAAACCACCTTAGAATCCGCTTTTGGAGTTAGCAAAGTTCTCTGGTTAAATCAAGGGTTACTTAACGATCATACCGACGGACATATTGACACCATTGCTCGATTTGTCGCCCCTGGGGTGGTGCTTTGTATGCAGGCAGTTGATCCGGACGATCCTAACCGAGATGTGCTGGAAGAAATTGCCAAAGATTTAGCCAGTTTTACCGATGCCAAAGAACGGTCTTTAGTGGTACACCGGATTCCTTCTCCTGGGAAAATTTTGAACAGATACGGGGAAATTATGCCCGCCAGCTATCTGAATTTTTACATTAGCAATACTACGGTAATTGTGCCGATTTACGGTTCTCCCCATGATCGCAAAGCTGTTCAATTAATTGCGGAATATTTCCCCACTCGTCATACAATTGGACTCTCTGCCAAAGCAATTTTAACCGGGGGCGGTGCGTTTCATTGTATTACCCAACAACAGCCCGCTGTGAGGAATTAATTAGTTTTTTAATTAGTTTTTCCCGTATGGGCGATCGGGGCAATTATTACAGCGGTTTTCAGATTACTAAACCACCCTAGGGCGAAGTCCAAGCGGTATTTAATTTAATATTTTCAGTATTGTAGGGGCGAATGGCCATTCGCCCCTACACTGCCGGAAAGATCACGCCCCTACAGGTATTTGTGGTTTACTCGCGGAGAAAATTGCTGTAAATTGCCCCGACATTGGTATATTTCCTACAAGTAAATAAAAGCCTATTCCTGACCCGCCGATCGCTGACAAATAATGGTTGACTTAACTCGCATTGGATTGGAATGGGTCAAAATCAGAAGATGGGATACAAAGGCTTAACTTTCCATGTCGAATAATCAGATGACGTTGACTGTCAAAACTAATCACACCTTTTTTCTTGAATTGTCCCAAAAGTCGGGTGACGGTGACGCGACTGGTGTTAATCGCGTTGGCAATATCTTGATGGGTTAAACGCACAATTATCCGAGTCCCTTCGGCAACATTTTGGCCGATTTCTTGCTGCAATAATAATAAAAGTTGCCGCAAACGTTCTTCGACTCTTCGGTATCCCGCGATCGCCAACATTCCTTCTACTTGTCGGAGTCTTCGGGTCAACTGGGGCAATATTTCTTTGGCCAAAGTAGGCGAATTTTCAATTTCCCCGATAGAATACCAGATTAAATAAACATCGGAGAGAGCTTTAGCTTGATAAGTCTCCAAACTCGTTAACCAGAGACTAAAACACATCCCAGAACCGACCCACCCTAGCAAACCTTCTTCCCCATTGGGATACAAGGTACTTAATTGTACAATTCCCTGACAAACGCGCCAAACTCCTTGAGATCCGGTGGGAATATTTTCGCCTTTGGCATAAAAATGTAATCGGCGTTCTTCACGATTCAAATGAGTGTGAGGGATTAGTGTGGTTAAACTAGGAGTCATAGTTTTGGGTGTTGATCTCGATAAGGTCAAGCAAACTTGACCTATATCTAACTCCACAAGGTAAAGCCCAGGTAATCTTTCGATTACCCTTGGGCTAAAATTGACAGATAGAACTTACAGATAGATCGAAAATTAATTTCGGCAACGATCGCCAATTAATTTTCCTGGGGCTGTTTTTAATCGGAGGTGTCTGATGGGCGATCGCTTTCATCCCCATTCTCTGTTTTGCCTTCCAGAGATTCCTCTGGGGTCGTATTTTCGACAGCAGTATGACTCTGTCGATGGTTAGCGATCGCTGAGTTAGGATGAAGCAAAGTTAGCCGAAATCCTTGACGAGTTTCCGGCTGAAGATAGCGATCGCGCAACGGTGCCCAATCTTGCCATAACTGATAACGAGTAGCAGCCAATTGTGCCGCTAAATTTGGCAGAACCAGGTCAAATTTTTCTCCTAACACATTGGTCAAAGTTGCCCCTAAAACTTCCGTATCTTGGATATATCCCAAAATATCTTGGATCATTTTCATATCTGCCAAATATGCCTGATAATCTGGATCGTAAAATTCCGTAAATAGGCTCATTTGGTAGCGAACCCGTTTCGCTTGCTTGCGTAAATTATGCAGATTTCTGCCTTCAGCGGTTAACGCTTGTTCGACTTTTTCCTGATCGAGTTCTATATGAAAACCTCCGTCTCCTGGAGTCACCGTTGCTCCCACCATCCAACCGGCTTGTAAGAAAAACCGATTCACTTCTGGTAAGAGTAAATCCGGCAAAACATCATAAATATCCATCACTGCCAGGGGTTTATATGTGGGTTCTTTCAACCACTGGTTTAAGCTTTCTTTAAAGTGAAAATAGCGATCGCTTTTTAGGGTTTTCTTGATTTTTTTAAAGATGGTACTACGATGTTTTGCCAAAGTTGTCAAAGCCGCCTCAAGGGTGGCGCGTTCTTTTTTCGGCGATATGGGTGCATATTGGTCGGTTAATGCTGCCATCAGCACATCCAGGTCTCTCAGTTCTCCTAAAGTTCGGGCAATTTGACCAATCTTTTTTTCTTGAGCCGGTTTTGGCAATTCTAAAGCTGGGGCAAACCCGGTGGCAGCGGAACGCAAACGGCGCATTCCCACACGCATTTGATGCAAATTTTCTGGATCTTGGTCTTTAAGGACATCGTTTTCATATTTGATGGTTTTGTAAAAATGTTTTTCAATGGCTAAATAAGCCCAGTCTCCTAATGTTTTTGCGTTGTTTTGGGTGACGTTTTTCATATTCATTAAGCGAATGGTTTAATATTTACATGATTTGACCGATATACACCGTTTTAATTAGGCTGGCTTTACCGATGATCTAGTATTTTCACCTGAACCCCTAGATTGTTTGTTAAAATTTCCCTAATTTATGACCCTGGGGCAATCTATAAATAACCGCTATTTTTACCGAAATAATCTATTGTCAGCCTCTTTATTATACCATATTATTGGCAGAATAAATAAAAAAAATCATTTTTACTCCTGGAATTTATTGATTAATTTATAGATTCAATCAAATATCAAACATTCTCTGGTTAATTAATAGCTAGACCAGAAACCTGATGCGGTCACGGTCATAATGTCGCCCGGAGCAATTTAGCCGCGATCAAGAATAAAAGCCACCTCCCGGCGCCCGTAGCGCGATCGTTTTTCCTTAAGAGAGTCTTTTTACCAATATGAGTAAGAATATCAGTGGATCCCTGGAACTGGTCATGGGTCTGTGAAAGTCGTTGTCGATCTCAGGCAGTTAAGTCATCTGCTTCAAATTTGCTAAGATGCTAGAAAATGGCGATCAGTCTACCCGTTAATCTAACTCGTTATGCTTAAAATTAGGTTAAGCTGAGTGAAATTAGCCAATTATCAACAGTTTCGAGCTTAAGTTTCGAGCTTAAGTTTCGAGGCTATTAGAGTACAAACAACCCAAGTCAGATCAGTGCCGTTGGGAAAATTGCCGCACTCTTGTAAAAACAAGGATTCACAGAAAATAACTACCGCTATTCAATAAAATTTGCTCAGAAAAAAATTAAGTATAATCTAAACTAATAATTCAAGCAAGCAATTCTCAGGCGATCGCTTAAACCTTCCCGGAAAAATCTGGATTGGCTGGATGGTTATATCAACCACTTACGGAAGCATAACCAATCAAATTAAAAAATCTTGGCTTTGACTAAGGTTCAGCATTCAATTGCAGAAAATATTCACACGGTTATTCACACGGTTAGTCCAAAAAACAGCGATCACCCAAAACAACCCATAAACAGGTTCAGACATGATCAAACAACAGTCAGAAATCTCAGCGAAGAAAGCGATCGCGCAAAAACTTTTTTCCCAAATTTCCAATCTCTGCTTCCAACTCAACCTGGATGGCAAAATTATTGGCTGTTATCTAGAAAATGAGGCGGATCTGCCCATATCACCCAGGGATTTTTTGGGGTTATCGATTTCGCATTTATTTCCCGAAAGCATTTGGCAAGAACTTTTAAAAGAGATATTCCTGATGAGTCAAAATCAGCAATTAAGAATACTGCGATATTCTTTAAATAGATTACATGGTTTTGACCCCACACCACAAAACTATGAAGTGAGATTAATTCCCGGTATGGGCAGTGAATTGTCAGAATGGGTGAATTTGAATACAACTGAACATCCTTCAGCACTCAACACCGGTGGCAAAGACTATGTGATTGCCTTCATATCTAATATTACAGAACAACAGCAAGCAATTAAAAAAATCCAACAAAATAACCAAGATTTAGAAAAGGCTCTCTCTGACCGTACTTATGCATTGCGCCTTGCTAATGAACAACTATGGGAAACAATTTTTGAACTACAAAAAGCTCAAATTGCTTTGGATATTCAAGCAGAGCAATTCAATCTGAGTAGTTATAAAGATCGAGTAGGTTTGTGGGATTGGGACTTAAAGGAAAATATAATTTACATGGATCCGATATTAAAGTCTTTGCTGGGTTATCGGGATGAGGAAATCGGCAATAATTGGGATGATTGGCAAGCAAAAATTCATCCGGAAGATGTCGATCGCCTCTATGGTGCTTTATCTGACTATGGCTTGGGTGAAACTGACCAGTTTGAAGTGGAATATCGAATGTTTCACAAAAATGGCACAATTCGTTGGTTTTTATCGAGGGGCAGCGCGATTAAGCGGGACAAACTTTTGCCCGATCGCCTGATTGGAAGTAATACGGATATTACCGATCGCAAAGCGATTGAAGAAGCTTTGTCTGAAAGCGATCAACGATTTCGCAGCATTTTTAACCAAGCCGCTATTGGCATTGCCCAAGTTAGTTTAAATGGACAATATTTGCAGGTTAACCAAAAGTTATGCGAAATTTTAGGCTATTCCGAGGAGCAATTGTTAGGGCAAAGTTTCTTAAAGTTTGTTTATAATGAAGATGTAGAAAAAGGAAAACATCAAATCAAGGCAATGGTCAGGGGAGAGATTTCTACTTACTCGTTTGAGCAACGTTATCTCCATCGAAATCGTCAGGTGGTTTGGACAAATATTACGGTGTCTATCGTCCGGGACGTTTCTGGGCAACCGAAATATTTTATTCAAGTCGTCCAAGATATTAGCGATCGCCGCAAAGCGGAATTTGCCCTGGAATATAGCGAAAGTCGTTATCGGGCGATCGTGGAAGACCAAACAGAACTGGTCTGTCGCTTTTTCCTCGATGGCACCTTAATATTTGTGAATGATGCTTATGCCAATTATTTTCATCAGTCTTATAATGAACTAATCGGCACCAGTTATTTTTCTTTACTTCCCGATGCCGAACTGCAACTTCATCAACAAAGTTTAGCGGAAATTACCCCCGAAAATCCGATTAAAACTCTGGAATATTCCCTGAATCACCCGAACGGTAAAGTTTGTTGGCAACAGTGGAATATTCGCGGTTTTTTCAGTCCAGAGGGAGACCTGCTGGAATTCCAAGGAGTCGGACGAGATATTAGCGATCGCGTGCAAGCGGAAGCCGAACGCGATCGGTTTTTTAGTTTATCTTTAGATTTGCTATGTATTGCCAGTTTTGATGGCTATTTTAAGCGGCTCAATCCCGCTTGGACGACTACCCTAGGCTACAGCATTGAAGAGCTTTTAGCCAAACCTTTTGTTGAATTTTCTCATCCCGACGATCGGGCTGCGAAATTGGCTGAATTTGAAAAATTAAAACAAGGAATTAGCAGTGCTTACTTTGAAAATCGTTATTTATGTAA encodes:
- a CDS encoding PAS domain S-box protein yields the protein MIKQQSEISAKKAIAQKLFSQISNLCFQLNLDGKIIGCYLENEADLPISPRDFLGLSISHLFPESIWQELLKEIFLMSQNQQLRILRYSLNRLHGFDPTPQNYEVRLIPGMGSELSEWVNLNTTEHPSALNTGGKDYVIAFISNITEQQQAIKKIQQNNQDLEKALSDRTYALRLANEQLWETIFELQKAQIALDIQAEQFNLSSYKDRVGLWDWDLKENIIYMDPILKSLLGYRDEEIGNNWDDWQAKIHPEDVDRLYGALSDYGLGETDQFEVEYRMFHKNGTIRWFLSRGSAIKRDKLLPDRLIGSNTDITDRKAIEEALSESDQRFRSIFNQAAIGIAQVSLNGQYLQVNQKLCEILGYSEEQLLGQSFLKFVYNEDVEKGKHQIKAMVRGEISTYSFEQRYLHRNRQVVWTNITVSIVRDVSGQPKYFIQVVQDISDRRKAEFALEYSESRYRAIVEDQTELVCRFFLDGTLIFVNDAYANYFHQSYNELIGTSYFSLLPDAELQLHQQSLAEITPENPIKTLEYSLNHPNGKVCWQQWNIRGFFSPEGDLLEFQGVGRDISDRVQAEAERDRFFSLSLDLLCIASFDGYFKRLNPAWTTTLGYSIEELLAKPFVEFSHPDDRAAKLAEFEKLKQGISSAYFENRYLCKDGSCKWIAWSTVPFPEEGLVYAVGRDITEQKKVAAQIQASLEEKEVLLKEIHHRVKNNLQIVCSLLELQSQFSRDAQMIAMFKESQARIRSMSLVHEILYQSNDLGNLNFSEYIREISLNLCISYGYSSKNLQIQSHPETIFINLDTAIQCGLILNELLTNAFKYAFIEKQSAKIKIELYLLDSGKMLLVVEDNGIGLPGSFNVENTQTLGWQVIRALARKLKGELTIVSEKGTKIILNFSKVQQRSAKSIS